In Oreochromis niloticus isolate F11D_XX linkage group LG5, O_niloticus_UMD_NMBU, whole genome shotgun sequence, a single window of DNA contains:
- the inpp1 gene encoding inositol polyphosphate 1-phosphatase → MADLLRLLLKVAEKAANVARVCRQEAPLFQLLVQEKTGDDKNKKFVQDFKTLADVVIQEMIRHDVGAQFPDMADFIHGEESNKFENGLGESVIVTVCSTEEETAALLATVLDGDHTAASLLAKAIHQDPATVEANTDGLTVSLSPSELGIWIDPIDATSQYIQGREEELEEGRLSPSGLHCALVLIGVYLRSTGEPIMGVINQPFHHKDPAGGGWKGRHFWGVSWGGINVCSVSQPKDGEDRGLSVVLSSSEKQVVKDALALLCSSDKLMYASGAGYKILCVIEGLADVYILSEGSTFKWDSCAPHALLRALGGGVVDLTKRLQMTSEGQDHTAELTYHEPDTECKGADRWANRGGLVAYRDCSKLNTVIAALKGKL, encoded by the exons ATGGCTGATCTGCTGAGGCTGCTGCTCAAGGTGGCTGAAAAGGCTGCTAACGTGGCTCGGGTCTGCAGGCAGGAGGCTCCCCTCTTCCAGCTCCTTGTGCAAGAAAAGACCGGAGATGACAAGAACAAGAAGTTCGTCCAAGACTTCAAGACGCTCGCCGATGTGGTGATTCAGGAGATGATCCGGCATGATGTTGGCGCTCAG TTCCCTGACATGGCTGACTTTATTCATGGCGAGGAGTCTAACAAGTTTGAAAACGGGCTTG GAGAGAGTGTGATAGTCACGGTTTGCAGCACAGAAGAGGAGACGGCGGCGTTGCTGGCCACCGTGCTTGACGGTGACCACACAGCAGCTTCTCTGCTGGCTAAAGCCATCCACCAAGACCCGGCGACCGTCGAGGCAAACACCGATGGCCTGACTGTTTCCCTCAGCCCGTCTGAGCTCGGCATCTGGATCGATCCCATAG ATGCTACCAGCCAGTACATACAGGGCCgagaggaggagctggaggagggcCGCTTGTCTCCATCAGGTCTGCACTGTGCATTGGTTCTCATCGGCGTTTACCTCCGGAGCACAGGCGAGCCCATCATGGGCGTCATCAATCAGCCGTTTCACCACAAAGATCCAGCAGGCGGGGG GTGGAAGGGAAGGCATTTCTGGGGCGTGTCCTGGGGCGGCATCAACGTCTGCTCTGTGTCCCAGCCGAAAGATGGAGAGGATCGAGGGCTGTCTGTGGTGCTGAGTTCCAGTGAGAAGCAGGTGGTAAAAGATGCACTAGCCTTGCTCTGCAGCTCTGACAAGCTGATGTACGCCTCTGGAGCCGGCTACAAGATCCTGTGTGTCATTGAGGGCCTGGCTGATGTTTACATCCTCTCAGAGGGAAGCACCTTTAAGTGGGACTCCTGCGCTCCTCACGCCCTGCTCCGAGCACTCGGTGGGGGGGTGGTGGACTTGACTAAGCGTCTACAGATGACCAGTGAAGGACAGGATCACACAGCAGAACTGACCTATCATGAGCCTGACACTGAGTGCAAAGGAGCTGACCGCTGGGCTAACCGTGGCGGCCTGGTGGCTTATCGAGACTGTTCTAAGCTCAACACCGTCATCGCAGCTCTGAAGGGCAAGCTGTAG